In the genome of Flavobacterium panacagri, one region contains:
- a CDS encoding 3-oxoacyl-ACP synthase: MTQNKTYIQSYITIQNNEIVLNGTSVFKIEPTDFADFSKQAYRNFEMQYPKFFKMDALSKLAFLGSELLLSPITSTEEENNIALVLANKSSSLDTDVKYQESISDKENYFPSPAVFVYTLPNICLGEISIRHQLKSENSFFIFDTFNTEFMSNYSNILLNTNKADLVLCGWVEFFKDDYKAFLCTISVTENTEFTNETINTLYNK; encoded by the coding sequence ATGACTCAAAACAAAACCTACATACAATCCTACATCACAATCCAAAACAACGAAATTGTTTTGAACGGAACATCTGTTTTCAAAATTGAACCAACTGATTTTGCTGATTTCTCGAAACAAGCCTATCGCAATTTTGAAATGCAATATCCAAAGTTTTTCAAAATGGATGCTTTGAGCAAACTGGCTTTTTTAGGATCAGAATTGCTTTTGAGTCCAATAACTTCTACGGAAGAGGAAAATAATATCGCTTTAGTTTTGGCCAATAAATCTTCAAGTTTAGATACGGATGTAAAATATCAGGAATCGATTTCAGACAAAGAAAACTATTTTCCGAGTCCGGCGGTTTTCGTTTATACACTGCCAAATATTTGTTTGGGCGAAATAAGTATCCGTCATCAGCTTAAAAGTGAAAATTCTTTCTTTATATTTGACACCTTTAACACTGAATTTATGTCGAATTATTCCAATATTCTTCTGAATACGAATAAAGCAGATCTGGTTTTGTGTGGCTGGGTAGAATTTTTTAAAGACGATTATAAAGCTTTTCTTTGCACAATCAGCGTGACAGAAAACACAGAATTTACAAACGAAACTATCAATACATTATACAATAAATAA
- a CDS encoding beta-ketoacyl-[acyl-carrier-protein] synthase family protein, which produces MLREIYITETNCITPLGFDVESNVEAILRGDSGIQLHSDISLMPNSFYASIIPDEKINSAFAKISTETKYSRLEKMMILALEPIIKNSGIELNSKTAFILSTTKGNVSALADDSEESFNNAHLDVLAKNVSDFFKFQTQPIVVSNACVSGILAVSIAKRMIQSELYDKVFVVAGDEVSEFVLSGFNAFQAMSELPCKPYSKNRTGVSLGEATAAVLVSAEAKNAKIKVIGDSSINDANHISGPSRTGEGLFISIQNALKEAQIGTDKLDYISAHGTATPYNDEMEAIALNRLGLQNVPVNSLKGFYGHTLGASGLLETVIAIESANQNTLFESKGFDEIGVSETVNVIEKNEEANIKYFLKTASGFGGCNTAVVFEKIK; this is translated from the coding sequence ATGTTAAGAGAAATATACATTACAGAAACCAATTGCATCACACCTTTAGGTTTTGATGTTGAATCAAATGTTGAGGCGATTCTTCGCGGCGATTCCGGCATTCAACTTCATAGTGACATTTCTTTAATGCCCAATTCATTTTATGCTTCTATTATTCCTGATGAAAAAATAAACAGTGCTTTTGCAAAAATCAGTACTGAAACCAAATATTCCCGTTTAGAGAAAATGATGATTTTGGCTTTAGAACCAATTATCAAAAACTCAGGAATTGAATTAAATTCAAAAACGGCTTTTATACTTTCTACCACAAAAGGAAATGTTTCGGCTTTAGCAGATGACTCTGAAGAAAGTTTCAACAACGCACACTTAGATGTTTTGGCAAAAAATGTTTCCGATTTCTTCAAATTTCAAACACAGCCCATTGTAGTTTCAAATGCTTGTGTTTCTGGAATTTTAGCAGTTTCAATTGCTAAAAGAATGATTCAGTCTGAATTGTACGACAAAGTTTTTGTTGTAGCCGGCGACGAAGTTTCAGAATTTGTTTTGTCTGGATTTAATGCCTTTCAAGCGATGAGTGAACTGCCTTGTAAACCGTATTCTAAAAACAGAACTGGAGTAAGTTTAGGCGAAGCAACAGCAGCCGTTTTAGTTTCGGCGGAAGCCAAAAACGCCAAAATAAAAGTAATTGGCGACAGTTCAATAAACGATGCGAATCATATTTCTGGGCCATCAAGAACAGGCGAAGGTTTGTTTATAAGTATTCAAAATGCTTTGAAAGAAGCCCAAATTGGAACTGATAAATTAGATTATATTTCAGCTCATGGAACGGCAACACCTTATAACGACGAAATGGAAGCGATTGCTTTAAATCGTTTAGGTTTACAAAATGTTCCTGTAAATAGTTTAAAAGGATTTTACGGTCATACTTTAGGCGCTTCAGGATTATTGGAAACCGTAATTGCGATAGAATCTGCCAATCAAAACACACTTTTTGAATCAAAAGGTTTTGATGAAATTGGGGTTAGTGAAACCGTAAATGTTATTGAGAAAAATGAAGAGGCGAATATTAAGTATTTTTTGAAAACAGCTTCTGGGTTTGGAGGGTGTAATACAGCTGTGGTTTTTGAAAAGATAAAGTAA
- a CDS encoding acyl-CoA thioesterase produces MIKRKEQFKEATNLTVSHEIRIRFNETDPLGIVWHGNYITYFEDGREAFGREHGLTYLDIAKTGYTTPIVKSTCEHKLSLRYGDVVTIETTVVDTPAAKMIYRFKIIDDKGEVACTGETTQVFLDAAGNLMLTNPPFYEEWKRKVGLLK; encoded by the coding sequence ATGATCAAAAGAAAAGAGCAGTTTAAAGAAGCCACGAACCTAACCGTTTCCCACGAAATCAGAATTCGTTTTAACGAAACTGATCCGCTTGGAATCGTTTGGCATGGCAATTATATTACCTATTTCGAAGATGGACGTGAGGCTTTTGGACGCGAACATGGTCTTACTTATCTGGATATTGCAAAAACAGGTTATACAACACCAATTGTAAAATCGACCTGCGAACATAAATTGTCATTGCGTTACGGCGATGTGGTCACAATCGAAACGACTGTTGTTGATACACCAGCAGCCAAAATGATTTATCGTTTTAAAATTATTGATGATAAAGGAGAAGTGGCGTGCACAGGAGAGACAACTCAGGTTTTTTTAGATGCAGCAGGTAATTTAATGCTGACAAATCCTCCTTTTTATGAGGAATGGAAACGAAAAGTTGGGTTGTTGAAGTAA
- a CDS encoding ABC transporter permease, with amino-acid sequence MLYKIWMSVVKEFLLLKRDLGGLIILFIMPLVLVITVTLIQDSTFKTVSDSKIPILLVDNDKGSVSKTVFENLEKSNLFSVVTQIDNKAVTEDVARENVHRGKFQLAIIIPKDLSTDLQAKVDQNVEKIVSSLGLTDSTATEPKRIIKEKEVKLYFDPAVQMSFKNAVMSSIDKMISQIETKSIYTTFQNQLGEGTTDFEQKSFITFKEIIPTINNKEVRPNSVQHNVPAWTLFAIFFIVIPLSINIVKEKSQGTFVRLRTNPVSNLVVIIGKTITYSVICMIQFYMMVAVAVFLFPSIGLPSLNIEGHLFLMSVVALFSGFAAIGFGILLGTIASTQEQSAPFGATSVIILAAIGGIWVPVFAMPSIMQIIAKSSPMNWGLEAFYDVLLRNVSLLEIIPEISLSFLFFILTSAIALFYDQKKRAV; translated from the coding sequence ATGCTATATAAAATTTGGATGTCGGTTGTGAAAGAATTTTTACTGCTTAAACGTGATTTGGGCGGTTTGATTATTCTGTTTATAATGCCTTTGGTTTTGGTTATTACTGTGACTTTAATTCAGGACAGCACTTTTAAAACGGTAAGCGATTCTAAAATTCCGATTTTATTGGTTGATAACGATAAAGGTTCTGTTTCAAAAACCGTTTTTGAGAATTTAGAGAAAAGTAATTTGTTCAGCGTTGTCACGCAAATCGACAACAAAGCTGTTACAGAAGATGTTGCCAGAGAAAATGTCCACAGAGGAAAATTTCAATTGGCTATTATAATTCCAAAAGATTTAAGTACAGATTTACAGGCCAAAGTAGATCAGAATGTAGAAAAAATTGTCAGCAGTTTAGGTTTGACAGACAGTACTGCAACCGAACCTAAACGAATAATAAAAGAAAAAGAAGTAAAACTATATTTTGATCCTGCGGTGCAGATGAGTTTCAAAAATGCGGTCATGAGTTCTATTGACAAAATGATTTCGCAGATAGAAACTAAATCCATTTACACTACTTTTCAAAATCAGCTTGGCGAAGGCACAACCGATTTTGAACAGAAAAGTTTCATTACTTTTAAAGAAATAATTCCAACGATTAATAACAAAGAAGTCCGTCCAAATTCAGTGCAGCATAACGTTCCAGCCTGGACGCTTTTTGCTATATTTTTTATTGTAATTCCGCTATCGATCAATATTGTAAAAGAAAAATCGCAGGGAACTTTTGTTCGATTAAGAACTAATCCTGTTTCTAATTTAGTGGTAATTATCGGGAAAACCATTACCTACTCTGTCATTTGTATGATTCAGTTTTATATGATGGTTGCCGTTGCCGTATTTTTATTTCCATCAATCGGATTGCCATCATTAAATATCGAAGGCCATTTATTTTTAATGAGTGTCGTTGCCTTATTTTCAGGTTTTGCTGCAATAGGATTTGGAATTTTACTAGGAACAATTGCGAGTACACAGGAACAATCGGCTCCTTTTGGTGCAACTAGCGTAATTATTTTAGCTGCAATCGGCGGTATTTGGGTTCCTGTTTTTGCCATGCCAAGCATCATGCAAATCATTGCCAAATCGTCTCCAATGAACTGGGGATTAGAAGCTTTTTATGACGTTTTGTTGCGTAACGTTTCATTGTTAGAAATTATTCCAGAAATAAGTTTATCCTTTTTGTTTTTCATTCTCACATCAGCCATCGCATTATTTTATGATCAAAAGAAAAGAGCAGTTTAA
- a CDS encoding ABC transporter ATP-binding protein, with protein sequence MYSLNNVSLDINEGQIFGLLGPNGAGKTTLISMLCGLIKPTAGHFTIDGLDYQHHSSKIKKIIGVVPQEYALYPTLTARENLLYFGSMYGLKGNDLKDKVIETLDLLGLLKFADKQVQTFSGGMKRRVNLIAGILHNPKVLFLDEPTVGVDVQSKNAIIDYLKVLNQNGTTIIYTSHHLAEAEDFCSNIAIIDQGQIFTKGTPSSLINSVEDARNLEDVFISLTGKALRDAI encoded by the coding sequence ATGTATTCTTTGAACAACGTTTCGCTGGATATAAACGAAGGACAGATTTTTGGGTTGCTTGGCCCAAACGGTGCCGGAAAAACAACTTTAATTTCGATGCTTTGCGGATTGATAAAACCAACTGCTGGACATTTTACCATTGATGGTTTAGACTATCAGCATCATTCCTCAAAAATTAAAAAAATTATTGGCGTTGTTCCTCAGGAATATGCCTTATACCCTACTCTTACAGCCAGAGAAAACCTGCTGTATTTTGGAAGTATGTACGGTTTAAAAGGAAATGATTTAAAAGATAAAGTAATTGAAACTTTAGATCTTTTGGGTCTTTTAAAATTTGCCGATAAACAAGTACAGACTTTTTCTGGCGGAATGAAACGCCGTGTTAACCTGATTGCTGGAATCCTGCATAATCCAAAAGTTTTGTTTTTAGATGAACCAACCGTAGGTGTTGACGTTCAGTCTAAAAATGCGATCATTGATTATCTAAAAGTTTTGAACCAAAACGGAACAACCATTATTTATACTTCGCATCATTTGGCTGAAGCCGAAGATTTCTGCAGTAATATTGCCATCATCGATCAAGGACAGATTTTTACCAAAGGAACACCTTCAAGTTTAATTAATTCTGTTGAAGATGCGCGAAATCTTGAAGATGTTTTTATATCATTAACCGGTAAAGCTTTGAGAGATGCTATATAA
- a CDS encoding BtrH N-terminal domain-containing protein: MELTFTHHQSAHCENGVASNLLKNSGLNISEPMVFGIGSGLFFVYLPFIKVNYAPAISYRTLPGQIFNKVATRLNLKIKRQKFSSVSNANKALDENLKNNIPTGLQVGVYNLSYFPDEYRFHFNAHNLVVYGKTEKDYLVSDPVMETVTTLTHEELDKVRFAKGAFAPRGQMYYPIQIPQNVDLKSAIIKGIKNTCRDMLAPMPIVGVRGIKFVSKQIRKWPIKHGTKKANHYLAQMVRMQEEIGTGGGGFRFIYAAFLQEASVILSNDELKELSKEMTKIGDSWRDFAVEASRIYKNRSAKEDAYNTIADELLDIANREEIFFKKLKKAIS, from the coding sequence ATGGAATTAACTTTCACACATCATCAGTCTGCTCATTGCGAGAATGGAGTAGCGTCGAATCTGCTAAAAAACAGCGGACTAAACATCAGCGAACCGATGGTTTTTGGTATTGGCTCAGGATTATTTTTTGTATATCTGCCTTTTATCAAAGTGAATTATGCACCGGCAATCAGTTACAGAACTTTGCCTGGACAAATCTTTAATAAAGTTGCCACTCGTTTAAATTTAAAAATAAAAAGACAAAAATTTTCATCGGTATCCAATGCCAACAAAGCATTAGATGAAAATCTAAAAAATAATATTCCAACTGGATTACAGGTTGGGGTTTACAATTTAAGTTATTTCCCAGATGAATATCGTTTTCATTTCAACGCACACAATTTAGTCGTTTACGGCAAAACCGAAAAGGATTATTTAGTAAGCGATCCTGTAATGGAAACCGTAACCACTTTAACTCACGAAGAACTGGATAAAGTTCGTTTTGCCAAAGGAGCTTTTGCACCGCGCGGTCAAATGTATTATCCAATTCAGATTCCACAAAACGTTGATTTAAAATCTGCTATCATTAAAGGAATCAAAAATACGTGCAGAGATATGTTGGCGCCAATGCCAATTGTAGGTGTTCGCGGTATCAAATTTGTATCCAAGCAAATTAGAAAATGGCCGATAAAACACGGAACCAAAAAAGCCAATCATTATCTGGCGCAAATGGTTCGTATGCAGGAAGAAATTGGAACTGGAGGCGGAGGTTTCCGTTTTATTTATGCGGCATTTTTACAGGAAGCTTCGGTTATTTTAAGTAATGACGAGTTAAAAGAACTTTCTAAAGAAATGACAAAAATTGGCGATTCATGGCGTGATTTTGCTGTTGAAGCTTCTAGAATTTACAAAAATAGAAGTGCCAAAGAAGATGCTTACAATACCATTGCCGATGAGCTTCTGGACATTGCGAACAGAGAAGAAATCTTTTTCAAAAAACTAAAAAAAGCGATCAGCTAA
- a CDS encoding ABC transporter permease, whose amino-acid sequence MILKTGVDIQNYLPHRAPMLMVDLILDIDANFVETIFLIKEDNIFVQNNVFNEAGLIENTAQTCSSIVGKKYFFDEDGIENENVNVIGFISALKNVKIHSLPKVGDTIITKAELVSKFAGDDYTLCTMNCQSSVENQILLECEINLFIQKTVSVG is encoded by the coding sequence ATGATTTTGAAAACTGGAGTTGATATACAAAATTATTTACCGCACCGAGCACCGATGCTTATGGTGGATTTAATTTTGGATATTGATGCCAACTTCGTAGAAACCATCTTTTTGATTAAAGAAGACAATATTTTTGTACAGAATAATGTTTTTAACGAAGCGGGGTTAATCGAAAATACGGCGCAAACTTGTTCGTCTATTGTTGGAAAAAAATACTTTTTTGACGAAGACGGAATAGAAAATGAGAACGTAAATGTAATTGGATTTATAAGTGCCTTAAAAAATGTAAAAATTCATTCGCTGCCAAAAGTCGGCGATACTATAATTACCAAAGCAGAATTAGTTTCAAAATTCGCTGGCGACGATTACACTTTATGCACGATGAACTGTCAAAGTTCAGTCGAAAACCAGATACTCTTAGAATGCGAAATTAACTTGTTCATTCAAAAAACAGTCTCGGTTGGGTAA
- a CDS encoding beta-ketoacyl-ACP synthase III, with product MFEVYITKAAKYLPNEAVSNDEMEAYLGLINDTASKARRIILRNNKIITRYYAVDKSGKSTHSNAELTRNAILPLFDENFTPQDLEVLSCGTSTPDIFLPSHAAMVHGLLKNKSVELNSSTGVCCAGMNSLKFGFLSVRSGNSNNAICTGSEKVSTWLNAQKYNHEAENLKNLEEQPIIAFKKDFLRWMLSDGAGAFLLENKPRGTISLKIEWMEAFSYAYELETCMYAGGDKLENGEIKAWSDYAPEQWLNESVFSIKQDVKLLDEFILSKGAESMKDAMDKNSIKSEDVNYFIPHVSSNFFVEGLKKGLQEKGIGMSDEKWFMNLSRVGNVGSASIYLALEELMNSDKLKKGDHILLSVPESGRFSFAYAYLTVC from the coding sequence ATGTTTGAAGTATATATTACAAAAGCTGCAAAATATTTGCCAAATGAAGCTGTTTCTAATGATGAAATGGAAGCCTATTTAGGTCTTATCAACGATACTGCATCAAAAGCAAGACGTATTATTTTGCGCAATAATAAAATTATAACCCGATATTACGCTGTTGACAAAAGTGGTAAAAGCACTCACAGCAATGCCGAATTAACGCGAAATGCAATTTTACCGTTATTCGACGAAAATTTTACGCCTCAGGATTTAGAAGTACTTTCATGCGGAACCTCAACTCCAGATATTTTTCTGCCTTCGCATGCTGCAATGGTTCATGGTTTACTAAAAAACAAATCGGTAGAATTAAACTCTTCAACAGGAGTTTGCTGTGCGGGAATGAACTCTCTTAAATTTGGTTTTCTTTCCGTACGTTCTGGAAATTCAAATAATGCAATCTGCACAGGCTCTGAAAAAGTTTCGACTTGGCTGAATGCTCAAAAATACAATCACGAAGCAGAGAACTTAAAGAACTTAGAAGAACAGCCAATTATTGCGTTCAAAAAAGATTTCTTAAGATGGATGCTTTCAGATGGTGCTGGTGCTTTCTTGTTAGAAAATAAACCAAGAGGCACAATCTCCCTAAAAATAGAATGGATGGAAGCTTTTTCGTATGCTTACGAATTAGAGACTTGCATGTATGCCGGTGGAGATAAATTGGAAAACGGAGAAATCAAAGCCTGGAGCGATTATGCGCCAGAACAATGGTTGAACGAATCTGTTTTCTCCATTAAACAAGATGTAAAATTATTAGATGAATTTATCCTGTCAAAAGGTGCAGAAAGCATGAAAGACGCAATGGATAAAAACAGCATCAAATCTGAAGATGTTAATTATTTCATTCCTCACGTTTCTTCTAATTTCTTTGTGGAAGGATTAAAGAAAGGATTACAAGAAAAAGGAATTGGAATGAGTGACGAAAAATGGTTCATGAATCTTTCTAGAGTAGGAAATGTTGGTTCTGCTTCTATTTATTTGGCTTTAGAAGAGTTGATGAATTCAGATAAATTGAAAAAAGGTGATCATATCCTTTTATCGGTACCAGAAAGTGGAAGATTTTCTTTTGCTTATGCCTATTTAACTGTCTGCTAA
- a CDS encoding dialkylrecorsinol condensing enzyme DarA produces the protein MKNVLVIYYSQSGQLETIAQNIAKPFLNDENINVTFHEIQLEKPFPFPWNKDSFFDAFPESFLQIPTALKPVPEEILNTKFDLILFHYQVWYLSPSIPINSFLKSDEAKKILNNTPVVTVSGSRNMWIMAQEKIKTLLKEANANLVGNVALVDRVGNLISVITIVEWMFSGVKKKYLGIFPLPGVSDKDIEESSQFGEIMLDSVNKNNLTDLQPKLVNAGAVKISSYLVTVDKTANKIFNKWSNIIYKNQKNRKKLLKVFNVYLFLAIWLISPIVYILHLISYPFKLKTIKRETQYYQGV, from the coding sequence ATGAAAAATGTTCTCGTTATTTATTATTCTCAATCAGGACAGTTAGAAACGATTGCGCAAAACATTGCAAAACCGTTTTTAAACGACGAGAATATAAATGTAACTTTTCACGAAATTCAACTGGAGAAACCCTTTCCTTTTCCGTGGAATAAGGATTCGTTTTTTGATGCCTTTCCTGAATCGTTTTTACAAATTCCAACAGCACTAAAACCTGTTCCTGAAGAAATTTTAAATACAAAATTTGATTTGATTCTTTTTCATTATCAAGTTTGGTATTTATCTCCCTCCATTCCAATTAACTCTTTTTTAAAAAGCGATGAAGCCAAAAAAATTCTAAATAACACACCAGTTGTTACTGTAAGCGGTTCCAGAAATATGTGGATTATGGCGCAAGAAAAAATTAAAACTTTACTAAAAGAAGCAAATGCCAATTTGGTTGGAAATGTAGCTTTGGTAGATCGTGTAGGAAATTTAATCAGCGTAATCACAATTGTAGAATGGATGTTCTCTGGGGTTAAGAAAAAATATTTAGGTATTTTTCCGCTTCCGGGAGTTTCAGATAAAGACATCGAAGAATCAAGTCAGTTTGGAGAAATCATGCTGGATTCTGTTAACAAGAATAATTTAACCGATTTACAACCAAAATTAGTAAACGCGGGAGCAGTGAAAATAAGTTCATATTTAGTGACTGTTGATAAAACAGCCAATAAAATTTTCAATAAATGGTCAAACATCATTTATAAAAATCAAAAAAACCGAAAAAAGCTTCTAAAAGTATTTAATGTTTATTTATTCCTCGCAATTTGGTTAATCTCGCCAATAGTGTATATATTGCACCTGATTTCCTACCCTTTTAAGTTAAAAACCATAAAAAGAGAAACTCAATATTATCAAGGAGTTTAG
- a CDS encoding lipid A biosynthesis acyltransferase, with protein MSEWDGKSKGTVLGYKIFVFLIKKAGIKSAYVLLYFVASYYFLFLKKSNRAIFYYFKERLQFSYFKSKKMVFKSYYTFGQTIIDKISISAGMRNRFTYEFDGIETLKKLLAEKKGGVLISAHVGNFEIAEHFLGDIDLNFQINLVTTDLEHSAIKNYLESVTQKPTVKFIIIKEDLSHIFEINAALANNELVCFTGDRYFEGTKSLSENILGKEAHFPAGPFLIASRLKVPVVFVYVMKEPNLHYHLYAREATVKHRDEKGLLKEYVTSVESILQQYPLQWFNYFDFWNDLQG; from the coding sequence ATGAGTGAATGGGATGGCAAATCAAAAGGAACTGTTTTAGGGTATAAAATATTCGTTTTTTTGATTAAAAAAGCGGGTATTAAATCTGCTTACGTATTACTTTATTTTGTTGCTTCTTATTACTTTTTGTTTTTAAAGAAAAGCAATCGTGCTATCTTTTATTATTTCAAAGAGAGGCTTCAATTTTCCTATTTCAAATCTAAAAAAATGGTTTTCAAAAGTTACTACACTTTTGGACAAACCATTATTGATAAAATTTCCATTTCGGCAGGAATGCGAAACAGATTTACTTATGAATTTGACGGAATCGAAACCCTAAAAAAATTGCTTGCCGAAAAAAAAGGCGGTGTTTTAATCAGTGCACATGTTGGTAATTTTGAAATTGCCGAACACTTTTTGGGAGATATCGATCTTAATTTTCAAATTAATCTCGTTACGACAGATTTAGAGCATTCTGCCATCAAAAATTATTTAGAAAGCGTTACACAAAAACCAACCGTAAAATTCATTATCATCAAAGAAGATTTATCTCATATTTTTGAGATCAATGCGGCTTTGGCCAATAATGAATTAGTTTGTTTTACTGGCGATCGTTATTTTGAAGGAACCAAATCTCTTTCTGAAAATATTTTAGGTAAAGAAGCCCACTTCCCTGCTGGGCCATTTTTAATTGCTTCAAGATTAAAAGTACCTGTTGTCTTTGTTTATGTAATGAAAGAACCAAATCTTCATTATCATTTATATGCCAGAGAAGCAACGGTAAAACACCGTGACGAAAAAGGCCTTTTGAAAGAATATGTAACCAGCGTAGAAAGCATTCTTCAACAATATCCTTTACAATGGTTTAACTATTTCGACTTTTGGAACGATTTACAAGGATAA
- a CDS encoding acyl carrier protein, whose translation MNKEEIIARINGFLVDEFEVDNDDIEPNANLKDTLGLDSLDYVDLVVSIESNFGVKLVEADFVGISDFQSFYDLIETKIKAKKA comes from the coding sequence ATGAATAAAGAAGAGATTATAGCAAGAATAAATGGTTTTTTAGTTGATGAATTTGAAGTTGATAATGACGACATTGAACCAAATGCTAATTTAAAAGATACGCTTGGATTAGATAGTTTAGATTATGTTGACTTAGTAGTTTCTATTGAATCTAACTTTGGCGTAAAACTAGTAGAAGCAGATTTTGTTGGAATTTCTGATTTCCAAAGTTTTTATGATCTAATCGAAACTAAAATAAAAGCCAAAAAAGCTTAA
- a CDS encoding beta-ketoacyl-[acyl-carrier-protein] synthase family protein: protein MNRRVVITGMGIYSCIGTSLDEVKDSLYQGKSGIQFDSERKEFGFQSALTGMVPKADLKNLLTRRQRMSIGEETEYAYMATIEALKNANIDDAFFDEHEVGIMYGNDSVSKAIIDATDIVREKKDTALIGSGAIFKSMNSTVTMNLSTIFKLRGINLTVSAACASGSHSIGLAYFLIKSGFQDIIITGGAQEINKYAMSSFDGLGVFSNRESDPEKASRPFDSGRDGLIPSGGGATLILESYESAIARGATIIAEVSGYGFSSNGGHISTPNVEGPATAMRRALEDAKLEASDIEYINAHATSTPVGDANEAKAIFEVFGEKNPYVSSTKSMTGHECWMAGASEIIYSILMMQNDFIAPNINLENPDEDALKLNLVKVTLNKKFDIFLSNSFGFGGTNSALVVKKFKLNDE from the coding sequence ATGAATAGAAGAGTTGTAATTACTGGAATGGGAATTTATTCTTGTATCGGAACTTCTTTAGACGAAGTAAAAGATTCGTTATATCAAGGAAAATCTGGTATTCAGTTTGATTCTGAACGTAAAGAATTTGGTTTTCAATCAGCCTTAACAGGAATGGTTCCGAAAGCCGATCTTAAAAATTTATTGACACGCAGACAGCGTATGAGCATCGGTGAAGAAACCGAGTACGCTTATATGGCAACTATCGAAGCACTAAAAAATGCAAATATCGACGATGCTTTTTTTGATGAACACGAAGTAGGTATTATGTATGGAAATGATAGTGTTTCTAAAGCTATTATTGACGCTACAGATATTGTACGCGAGAAAAAAGATACCGCTCTTATTGGGTCTGGCGCCATTTTTAAATCAATGAATTCTACGGTAACGATGAATCTTTCAACGATTTTTAAATTGCGAGGCATCAATCTTACTGTAAGTGCTGCTTGTGCTAGTGGTTCACATTCTATCGGATTGGCTTATTTTTTAATCAAAAGTGGTTTTCAAGATATTATAATTACGGGCGGTGCTCAGGAAATTAATAAATATGCCATGAGCAGTTTTGACGGATTAGGTGTTTTTTCCAACAGAGAAAGCGATCCTGAAAAAGCATCAAGACCTTTCGATTCTGGTCGCGATGGATTAATTCCGAGTGGTGGCGGTGCTACTTTAATTTTGGAAAGTTATGAATCAGCCATCGCACGTGGCGCTACTATTATTGCAGAAGTTTCTGGCTACGGATTTTCTTCAAACGGCGGACATATTTCTACACCAAATGTCGAAGGACCGGCTACAGCCATGAGAAGAGCACTAGAAGACGCAAAGTTAGAAGCATCAGATATTGAATACATAAATGCCCATGCAACCTCAACTCCAGTTGGCGATGCAAACGAAGCTAAAGCTATTTTTGAAGTCTTTGGCGAAAAAAACCCCTATGTAAGTTCTACCAAATCGATGACAGGCCACGAATGCTGGATGGCTGGAGCAAGCGAAATTATTTACTCTATCTTAATGATGCAGAACGATTTCATTGCACCAAACATCAATTTAGAAAATCCAGATGAAGACGCTTTAAAATTAAATTTAGTTAAAGTTACGTTAAACAAAAAATTTGACATATTTTTGTCCAATTCTTTCGGTTTCGGAGGAACCAACTCGGCGTTGGTGGTTAAAAAGTTTAAATTGAACGATGAATAA